Proteins found in one Bacteroidia bacterium genomic segment:
- a CDS encoding NAD(P)-binding domain-containing protein, translated as MKVSIIGLGWLGQQLAERFIEAGFQVKGTVRTQEKADSLSKLQVEISLYDFPNQAPNEVFDADAIVLTVPPGKMEDYLGMVWTLTEEIKLSPIKKVVFLSSVSVYPECNKEVDEQFQGIPDSPQGKLLVEAEKIVLSMRGKSVTVCRLGGLVGENRHPGKFLAGRKGLPNPNSPVNLIHGQDATDLIFRLLSENDGNEVYNICSSEHPTRKSFYVKAADLLGMERPEFQQGGQESWKRVSNKKVLDKIGEFEFRSILPQTIMEGAL; from the coding sequence GAAAGGAACGGTTAGAACCCAAGAAAAGGCCGATTCGCTTTCCAAACTACAGGTTGAAATTAGTCTGTACGATTTTCCGAATCAAGCACCGAATGAGGTTTTTGACGCCGATGCCATAGTGCTTACTGTGCCGCCGGGAAAAATGGAAGATTACCTGGGAATGGTTTGGACCCTGACGGAAGAAATAAAGCTTTCTCCCATTAAAAAGGTCGTATTTCTAAGTTCGGTTTCGGTTTATCCGGAATGTAATAAAGAGGTGGATGAGCAATTTCAAGGAATACCCGACTCTCCCCAAGGTAAACTGCTGGTAGAAGCGGAAAAGATAGTATTGAGTATGCGCGGAAAATCGGTAACGGTTTGTCGCCTTGGCGGTTTGGTAGGAGAGAACCGGCATCCCGGAAAATTTTTGGCAGGAAGAAAAGGTTTACCCAACCCCAATAGTCCGGTGAACCTTATACATGGACAAGATGCAACGGACTTGATTTTTAGACTTTTGTCTGAAAATGATGGTAATGAAGTGTATAATATTTGCTCATCGGAGCATCCTACAAGGAAGAGCTTTTATGTAAAAGCAGCCGATTTGCTTGGAATGGAAAGGCCGGAGTTTCAGCAAGGCGGGCAAGAAAGCTGGAAGAGGGTGAGCAACAAAAAAGTGCTGGATAAAATAGGTGAATTTGAATTTAGATCCATTTTGCCGCAAACCATTATGGAAGGAGCTCTGTAA
- a CDS encoding S8 family peptidase: MSKPLQEAVSGNDHTPVEVMIYMKDKVNLDSMLHEFRTNKTKLSVRAKTTMHALMQKANTTQAEAIAFLTIYGNQFPGSVERVESYWIANVMVVKMAPNLVPELQNLPSIERMELCSEQTLKPVESMKPIASEPKSVGGHEIGLEVIKSTALWAMGYTGHGRLMYSVDTGSWPQHPAIGNRFKGNFFPIDQAWYAFDSPIPADKSDSHGTHILGTTLGLDTTTHDTIGSAFNAYWIATDPIVEDLALIKPMSQLLLAFQWGLNPDGDTATTDDIPDAINNSWGIALTPGADTLCHSLASDMFMAVEAVGTAAIFAAGNEGPDTLTVGRPAFISNSEVDIFSVGALNGNSPDYAIASFSSRGPSVCGGNGSLLIKPEVSAPGVNVRSSIGQNGYSQYSGTSMASPHVTGAVLLLKEAFPYLAGEEIKRALYFTATDMGVAGEDNVYGMGLINVEAAFNYLSQSYVPVPPDARTYDVAIVQVAHPANGSVFCDESLSPQVVLKNLGDSTITQAYIYYGQVGGTVYTFDWVGQLAAGESETLALPAITFNQYGPIELSFRVELNGNFMEYDAVNNRRMARFNRSKTVALPFFEGFEQGINPEVWYKQNPDGDKTWDTVSTDGLLFSSRSATMACGMSVTNNRKDGLISPSFDLSAADDSITLKFSVAYKFRSASLGDTLSVWVSTDCGETFPTRVYKKGGEELKTVEGHEANFFPDSAGQWREEEVDLSAFAGQPSVMLNFVAKNRRGNNITLDHIWLYSGLQPIGLNELEQPEAIVFPNPGAEAVRIEAKGLSPGKVLVELVDLTGKCWNKKEMECNGSKLNLNWELGQVPTGVYFIGIKAPNGNRWLKWVRE; encoded by the coding sequence TTGTCAAAACCGCTTCAGGAGGCCGTTTCCGGCAACGATCACACTCCCGTTGAAGTGATGATTTACATGAAAGATAAGGTGAATCTAGACTCCATGCTTCATGAATTTAGAACCAATAAAACCAAACTTTCGGTTAGGGCAAAAACGACTATGCATGCCTTGATGCAAAAAGCTAATACTACCCAAGCAGAAGCAATTGCTTTTTTGACAATTTATGGCAACCAATTTCCCGGGTCGGTTGAACGGGTTGAATCGTATTGGATTGCCAATGTAATGGTGGTGAAAATGGCACCTAACCTGGTACCGGAATTGCAAAACCTGCCATCGATTGAGCGCATGGAACTTTGTTCGGAGCAGACATTGAAACCGGTTGAATCGATGAAACCAATCGCCTCAGAGCCCAAATCGGTGGGCGGACATGAAATTGGGTTAGAAGTGATAAAATCTACCGCCTTGTGGGCTATGGGTTATACCGGGCACGGCAGATTAATGTATAGTGTGGATACCGGATCCTGGCCTCAGCACCCAGCCATTGGAAACCGGTTTAAAGGAAATTTTTTCCCGATAGATCAAGCCTGGTACGCCTTTGATAGTCCGATACCGGCAGATAAAAGTGATAGTCACGGCACCCATATTTTAGGTACAACCCTGGGTTTGGATACCACCACCCACGATACTATTGGTTCGGCCTTTAATGCATATTGGATTGCTACCGATCCTATAGTAGAAGATTTGGCGTTGATAAAGCCCATGAGTCAGTTGCTACTTGCTTTTCAGTGGGGATTGAATCCGGATGGAGATACTGCTACCACCGATGATATTCCGGATGCTATCAATAACTCCTGGGGAATTGCTTTAACTCCCGGTGCTGATACCTTGTGTCACAGTTTAGCTTCCGATATGTTTATGGCGGTTGAAGCGGTAGGTACTGCTGCGATTTTTGCTGCCGGAAATGAAGGTCCGGATACCTTAACTGTTGGAAGACCGGCTTTTATTAGCAATTCGGAAGTAGATATTTTTTCGGTTGGAGCATTGAACGGAAATAGTCCGGATTATGCCATTGCCTCCTTCTCGAGTCGTGGACCCAGCGTTTGCGGAGGAAATGGTTCTTTACTGATTAAGCCTGAAGTGTCGGCTCCGGGTGTTAATGTACGGTCGTCGATAGGGCAAAATGGGTATTCGCAGTATTCCGGAACTTCCATGGCATCGCCACATGTAACCGGTGCAGTTTTGTTGTTGAAAGAAGCTTTTCCTTATTTGGCCGGAGAAGAAATTAAAAGGGCGCTTTACTTTACCGCTACGGATATGGGAGTTGCAGGGGAAGATAATGTGTATGGAATGGGTTTGATTAATGTGGAGGCAGCATTTAATTACCTTTCTCAAAGTTATGTTCCAGTTCCACCCGATGCCCGTACCTACGATGTTGCTATTGTTCAGGTTGCTCATCCGGCTAATGGCAGTGTTTTTTGTGATGAAAGTTTGAGTCCGCAGGTGGTGCTGAAGAACCTGGGCGATTCAACCATTACCCAAGCGTATATTTATTATGGTCAAGTCGGGGGAACGGTATATACCTTCGATTGGGTTGGACAATTGGCCGCCGGGGAATCGGAAACCCTGGCTTTGCCTGCCATTACCTTCAACCAATATGGACCTATCGAACTTTCGTTCAGAGTAGAGCTAAATGGTAACTTCATGGAATACGATGCAGTAAACAACCGTCGTATGGCTAGGTTTAATCGTTCTAAAACCGTGGCATTGCCCTTTTTTGAAGGGTTTGAACAAGGCATAAACCCGGAAGTATGGTACAAACAAAATCCGGATGGAGATAAAACCTGGGATACTGTATCAACCGATGGACTGTTATTTAGCTCCAGGTCGGCTACCATGGCATGTGGAATGAGCGTTACCAATAACCGGAAAGATGGTTTGATTAGCCCTTCTTTTGACTTGAGTGCGGCCGATGATTCCATAACTTTAAAATTTTCGGTGGCTTATAAATTCCGTTCGGCTTCGTTGGGCGATACCCTGAGCGTTTGGGTTAGCACAGATTGTGGCGAAACGTTTCCAACCAGGGTTTACAAAAAAGGAGGGGAAGAGTTAAAAACGGTTGAAGGCCATGAGGCTAATTTTTTCCCCGATTCGGCCGGACAATGGAGAGAAGAGGAGGTTGATTTGTCTGCTTTTGCCGGACAGCCTTCGGTTATGTTAAACTTTGTGGCCAAGAATCGCAGGGGCAATAACATTACCCTGGATCATATTTGGTTGTATAGCGGACTTCAGCCAATTGGCTTAAACGAGTTGGAGCAGCCCGAGGCCATAGTTTTTCCAAATCCCGGTGCGGAAGCAGTAAGAATTGAAGCAAAAGGACTCTCTCCGGGTAAGGTTTTGGTGGAATTGGTAGACCTAACCGGTAAATGCTGGAACAAAAAAGAAATGGAATGCAATGGGTCTAAATTAAACCTGAACTGGGAATTGGGTCAAGTGCCAACCGGGGTGTATTTTATTGGAATTAAGGCCCCAAATGGAAATCGTTGGTTAAAGTGGGTGAGGGAATAA